The Astyanax mexicanus isolate ESR-SI-001 unplaced genomic scaffold, AstMex3_surface scaffold_32, whole genome shotgun sequence genome has a segment encoding these proteins:
- the LOC125789898 gene encoding NLR family CARD domain-containing protein 3-like, whose amino-acid sequence MFHKLAPACQPKLKSKLREKYQNINEGISDPGTSTLLNEIYTELYITEGGSGEVNNEHEVRQIEAASRRPATQETPIKCNDLFKDQSIRTVLTKGVAGIGKTVSVQKFILDWTEGKANQDVPFIFPLPFRELNLMKTEKISLDDLLYQFFKDTKELKPRDYHQYKVMFIFDGLDECRLPLDFQNNERVSDVTQSASVDVLLTNLIQGNLLPSALLWITTRPAAANQIPPDCIDQVTEVRGFSDPQKEEYFRKRIRDQSLAERIITHMKSSRSLYIMCHIPVFCWISATVLERMLGEAEGGEIPKTLTQMFTHFLIFQIKHRSQKYQRKSDVDLDQTREIILALGKLAFQQLQKGNLIFYEEDLRECSIDVREVSVYSGVCTQIFRQEFGLHLGKVFSFVHLSVQEFLAALYEFLSFISNNRNVLPGFSYFFKKETMSDFLKRAVDKALQSENGHLDLFLRFLLGLSLESNQTLLRGLLIQTENISHSKEKVVEYIKQKIRENPSPEKTISLFHCLNELNDHSLVQEVQKYLNRGGSSDLSGVTLSPDQWSAVAFVMLNSEEELDEFDLSKFQRSEECFLRLLPVVKASRKVM is encoded by the exons ATGTTTCACA aattggCTCCGGCGTGTCAACcaaagctcaaatccaaactgAGGGAAAAATATCAGAACATTAACGAAGGAATCTCAGATCCTGGAACCTcaacccttctgaatgagatctacacagagctgtacatcacagagggagggagtggagaggtcaataatgaacatgaggtcagacagattgaagcagcatccaggagaccagcaacacaggagacacccatcaaatgtaacgacctctttaaagaccagtccatcagaactgtgctgactaaaggagttgctggaattggaaaaacagtctctgtgcagaagttcattctggactggactgaaggaaaagccaatcaggatgttcccttcatatttccacttccttttagagagctgaatctgatgaagactGAAAAAATCAGTCTGGATGAtcttctttatcagttttttaaagaCACAAAAGAATTAAAACCAAGAGATTATCATCAGTACAAAGTCATGTttatctttgatggtctggatgaatgtcgacttcctctagatttccagaacaatgagagagtatctgatgtaacacagtcagcctcagtAGATGTGCTGCTGACTaacctcatccaggggaacctgcttccctctgctctcctatggataactactcgaccagcagcagccaatcagatccctcctgactgtattgatcaggtaacagaggtacgagggttcagtgaccctcagaaagaggaatacttcaggaaaaggatcagagatcagagccttgctgaaagaatcattacacacatgaagtcctccagaagcctctacatcatgtgccacatcccagtcttctgctggatctcagccactgttctagagaggatgttgggtgaagcagagggaggagagatccccaagactctgactcaaatgttcacacacttccttatctttcagatcaaacaccgcagccagaagtaccaaagaaaaagtgatgttgatcttgaccagactagagagattattctggctctgggaaaactggctttccaacagctgcagaaaggaaacctgatcttctatgaggaagatctgagagagtgcagcattgatgtcagagaagtgtccgtgtactcaggagtgtgcacccagatcttcagacaggagtttggacttcacctggggaaggttttcagctttgtgcatctgagtgttcaggagtttctggctgctttatatgagtttctgtccttcatctccaacaacagaaatgtgctACCTGGCTTTtcgtatttttttaaaaaggaaacaatgtctgacttcctgaagagagccgtggacaaggccttacagagtgagaacggacacctggaccttttcctccgattccttctgggtctctcactggagtccaatcagactctcttacgaggtcttctgatacagacagagaacatctctcacagtaaagagaaagtagtggagtacatcaagcagaagatcagggagaatccctctccagagaaaactatcagtctgttccactgtctgaatgaactgaatgatcattctctagtgcaggaagtccagaaatacctgaacagaggaggttccagtgatctcagtggagttactctctctcctgatcagtggtcagctgtggcgtttgtgatgctgaattcagaagaggagctggatgagtttgacctgagTAAATTTCAGAGATCAGAagaatgttttctgaggctgctgccagtggtGAAAGCATCCAGGAAGGTTatgtga